From Magnetovibrio sp. PR-2, a single genomic window includes:
- a CDS encoding YkgJ family cysteine cluster protein → MNVDLTKIIERTTLDQKREAARASKKPRTLKKILRMAERALARADRAIAEAEDVLPPQPPIACKAGCPFCCHIRLTASAPEVLLLLTHIQTTWAEDDVQGLLGKVRNLDGVTRGKSDHKRAQQRLPCPLLKDGSCSVHQVRPLSCRAVASVDVGACREAYNARMESGVPMYEPQYQIANGAGYGLYAGLAQNGLEAENIEIIAALALGLDDHKIGNKWLKGLDPFAPAKS, encoded by the coding sequence ATGAACGTGGACCTCACCAAAATAATTGAACGCACAACGCTGGACCAAAAGCGTGAGGCGGCGCGCGCGTCGAAAAAGCCGCGTACGCTCAAAAAAATACTGCGCATGGCGGAGCGCGCCCTGGCGCGGGCGGACCGCGCCATTGCCGAGGCCGAAGACGTCCTCCCGCCCCAGCCCCCCATCGCCTGCAAAGCGGGCTGCCCGTTTTGCTGTCATATCCGCCTGACAGCGTCCGCACCCGAAGTCCTGTTGCTGCTCACTCATATTCAAACCACCTGGGCCGAAGACGATGTGCAAGGCCTGTTGGGAAAGGTGAGAAACCTCGACGGTGTGACGCGCGGCAAGTCGGACCATAAGCGCGCCCAGCAGCGCCTGCCCTGCCCGCTGCTGAAGGACGGGTCGTGTTCCGTGCACCAAGTCCGCCCCTTGAGCTGCCGTGCCGTGGCCTCGGTTGACGTGGGCGCGTGCCGCGAAGCCTACAATGCACGCATGGAATCGGGTGTTCCGATGTACGAGCCCCAGTACCAAATCGCCAACGGGGCGGGCTATGGGCTCTATGCCGGCCTGGCACAAAACGGCCTTGAAGCTGAAAATATCGAAATCATTGCCGCTTTGGCATTGGGCTTAGACGATCACAAAATTGGAAATAAGTGGCTGAAAGGACTTGATCCTTTTGCCCCAGCAAAGTCCTGA